Within the Thermostichus lividus PCC 6715 genome, the region GGCGCTAATGCCTGCTTGCCGCAGTGCGATTCCTTCGGGGATGGTGGCCACCCCTAACTCTGTTGCACCGTTGGCTAACACCGTTTGTGCCACAATGACGGCACCGTGACCGTAGGCATCTGCCTTGACCACCGCTAGAAGACCGGTGTTGGGGTCTAACCATTGCCGCAATTGCTGGGTGTTGGCCGCTAATGCGGCCACGTCGATCTCAATCCATGCCCGCTCACACTCGTGGGAACTGGTGAGCCGCTCTTGACTTAGCATTCTGTTTCTGTCCTCACACCCTAAACCATGGGTTGGTGTCAATAACCTATGGTTACCTCAATCCTATGCATTTTAGCTGTTCTAGACAGGAAGCCCGCGCTCTATCTGAAGGATGAGCGTTGGGGTGTTGCTGAGTATTGAGTATGATGTTCGGGTTTGAGTCTTTTGCCGCCCTCACCCTAGCCCTCTCCTTGGGGAGAGGGAACAAGACTCTTAGCTCCCTTCTCCCTAGGGAGAAGGGTTGGGGATGAGGACAACTCATAGCCGCACTCAGCAACACTAGGCTAGCAAGCCGCGTCGCGCTATAGTCCTAAAAGTTTACGTTTAGCGGCCTGAAACTCTGCCTCCGAGAGCAGCCCCTTCTCGTACATCGCCATTAACTGCTGAAGCTGATCTAAGCCTGTGGCACTGGTGTTTGCAGCGGGCGGGGCTGGTTCTGGTTCGGCTGTAACAGTTACTGGGGTGCTCACAGAAAGGGTTCCGAGGCGGTGGCTCTGAATGATCTCCTGTAGGGTTGCCGCTTCTCGCTTATACTCGAGGCTATCGCGCCCGCCCACTTTTTGTAGATCCTGCTCGCGCTGTTTTAGATAGGCCATGAGGTGCTCGTACAGTCCCTGCTTTTGAGCAGGGGTTTCGGCGGCATTGAGGATGACGGTCACTTGGCGTTGAATTTCTTCGAGGTCTGGGCGACAGGCTTGCACTTCCAGCACTTGGGTGACTTCTTCCCAGTTGGCGGCAATATCCACATCCTCTAGGCCAACGGCAGTATGGCGGCTGTAGCGGATGGTGGCTTCGCGGGTGGCGCGGTTCTCTGCGGGTTTGAGCACTGCCAAGGCGCGGGCAATGATGACGAGTTTGAGAATTTGTGGGTTTTCGGGAAATACATCCCAAAAGGGCGGGTCTTTTTGGAGGTGGACGGGAATGGGTAAATCGCGGTTTTCACCCCGTAGGCGTGCCCGCTTGGCGCTAATCATTTGTCCGCGCCAATCTTGGTAGGACTGCCGCAGTTCTGACATTCCTTCAATACAGCGCAGGGAAAAGCCACCCATTTCTTGGACAAAGACGATGCGGTGACGTTCGCGATCGCCCAAGGGCTTGATGTCATCACTGGTAATACTTTGACCGCTGGGCTTGACTAAATTTTTCAGGAGGGGGATGAGTTTTTGGGCGGCTACATCTGTGGTATTTTCACCGCCAACAATAGCAATGTTGGTGTTGACCGAAGGGGTAAACCCGGCATCCCGGCCACTCATCACCGCTTGGGACAGGATCAGCAGCGGCTTTGATTTTTGGTACGCCAAACGCAGGGCACTGAGAATCTCGCCTTCATCATTGCGGTAGAACTGAAAGAGGCGATCGCCCGCGGTAAGCTCGCGGACAAGACGGCTCTCTGCCGGGGCATTCTGGAGGGTGCGCCGCAGGGTTTCATGGATAATCTCGCGCAGATCGCTCTGTTGCACCTCCGCAAGTTGCGCCAGATCCAGCAGGCGCATCACTTCGTTGGCCGCACGGGTATCTTTCCACAGGGGACTGGCCTCCTGCAAAATCGTTGCCGCCGCCGTGGTACACACTTGGTTCAGGCCAAGGGTAAACGACGATTGCACGCCGGTGTTAGCACCTGCAAAGCGCTCCATCAGATCCTGATAGAGGCCGTTAAGGTCTTGGCGATCGTAGAGCTTAATGCCATTAATGCGCAGGGCATCAGCACTATCGGCTTGACTATCGGCAAGGGTTTTGAAGACATCGCGGGTGCTCATCAAGCGTTGAGTGAGCGTCGCAAGTTGCGCGTCCATGCGTTGCAGCCATTCCTCCAGTTTGGCCATGACCTCAAGGGCAAGGGTGCGCGCTTTGCGCTGAATGGTCGCGCTCAAGGCTCCTTCAATCCCTTCGAGTGCCTGCTGGCAAAATTCCTCCATTTTTGCCTGTTTCGAGAGACCAAAGAGGTTGGCGTAGTGGCTTATATCCTGAAGAGCGTTTTCGTACTGGCGTTGGCGGTTGATTTCGTTGGGCTGCCACGTTTGTTCAAGTTCACGACGATACTTTTCGGCTTGATTGGTAAAAATTTGCCGGATTTGCGTCAGAACTGCATTTGCAAACTTGAGGCCACGATTGCGATCCTCAACGATGCGGTAGAACTCCTCCTCAAGGCTGTGGCGCACCTGCTGAATGAGTTTATTGCGGTTATCGTACATACGCTGCAAAAAGTCTCCGTGCAGCCGCTCGTCAGGCCCTAAATCCCGCAGGTGGGCTGCTCGATAGTTCTCCACTTCTTCGGTGAGCCACGGCACAAACTGTAAAATCTTGCCTTTTTCGCTCCCCATCATGCCGCCTACCCCCTGTTGGGTACATTCAAGGCGATTGTCGCGGCTAATTTGATTGCGCAGATCGTTCACCCAGCGGGAGATTTCCTGCATATAGGGGCGATCGCCGGCCGCCGCCAACGCTAAGACCAAATCCATATCCAACAGATTCATGGGTTTGAGCAGTGTTTGGGTGAGTTCGAGTAACTGCGGTGGTAACTGCACAGACTCATTCAGCCACCAGCTCATAAAATCTTGGCACAGACGATAGGTTAGCGAGGCGCGAATTTGGGCGATGGGAATCTCGATGCTGGAGAGGCCAAAGGCCATAAAGCTTTTGGGGTAGCCCCGTCCCCCAGCATCTTGGGCGGCCCAAGCGGCTTTAATATTGTCGCGAATCGAGCGTTTGTGGGGGGCAAAGTCGGAGGTGAGATCCAAAAAGATGTTTTGGGCAATCATTTCGCGAATCTCGTCCAGCTTAAATTCGCTCTCGCCGTTTTTGGTGCCCACCAGATAGGTAAAGTCAAAGGGGGGCGAGGTATAGCGGACTTCATCCCCAAGACTGCTACTAAACTGAGCGACGTACTCGGTTCGGTAGTCGGCAAAATAGCTCAATTCCATAAGTGCTGCATAGCCGTTTGCCAAGACGCGATCGCCCACGCTAATGCCAGCAAATGCATTGGGCATTGGCACAATTCCAGTCACAAGGGGGCTAGCCTGACCTTTGAGCCAGTGGCGGGTACAGTAGCCCAGATCAATGAGCATGCCACTGCCGGTGCCGCCGGAGAGCGACCCGGTAATAAACACATTTAAGCTGCTGTTGTTGACCTTGAGGCCATAACGCTGTTGCATCAGGTTTTCGTGCCCTTTGACGCGATCGCTGGCGGCCTGAAACTTTTGCTGAATGGCATGGTAGTTGCAAAAGAAGGCAAAACGACCACAGGCACGAATTTGACCGGCTCCCGCTTCAAGGGCAGTAATGTTGCGCTCTAGCTCCTTGGGAAACCATGAGCCAATCCACGGATAATTCTCGAGGTTTTGAATAATTTGCTGGACGTTTTTACCACTGACGCTTGCCCAGTGTTTCTCGTTATCTTTCAGGGGTGAACCAGCCGCCAGCGGATTACTGACTTTATAGTCGCGATCGGTATCAATCGCCAAAAAACTAATGACCGGAAACTGCTTGAGACTGCCGTAGGTCTCCTCCACTAAGCGCCGCACCCGCGATAGTACTTCAATGCCAGTGCCGCCAACCCCAACGATAACGGTTGGCACAATCGACTTCTCGTCTACTTGAGCAGGCATAGTTGTTAGCCCCTGTGTCCGTTGCTCCCATCCTAGCAACTCGCACTTGATATGCTCCCCACACTTAAAGGCAGGGGATTCTTCTAGCCTCACAGCTTAGAATGACTGGTTCACCGACAACACTTCAAGCAAAGCAGTTTCCTACGCCAACGGGAGAGCGCGGGGCTCCTGCTGCTTTAGCTGAACCACAAGACGGCGATCCGGCTCTTCGCCATGGCTAAAGGTTTCGAGGCGATCGCTCAGGGTCTTCACTAGCGTATGTACCACCCGCCGCTCCGCCGCAGTCAAAGACTGGATTTCAACTGTTTGACCTGTTTCGAGCACTTGCCGTGCCACCTGCTGCGCAATCTCCTGAAGTTGCGCATAGCGAGCCTTGCGATACCCAGCTAGCTCCAGCGTAAAGGCCGTTTGTGCCTCCCGTGGCTGCCCTAGGTTGGAGGTTGCATTGAGGAGATACTGCAGTGCATCAAGGGCTTGGGCGTTATTGGCAAGGAGTGCGTTCACCTGTTCGCGACTCAGACTGTGATCTTGAATTTCCAGCCAATACCCCGTCGCCACCTCTGCCAATGGCGACGGAATCGCCGCCACGGTGGTCTTGAACCCCCCTAAGGCAAGCACATTCTCTAGCCACACTCGACCAGCCGCAATAGGATCATCCGTCATTGGCGCTCTCAACTCGAGGGATTACGCTTAGCCTTGGTGGGCTTGACTCCTTTTGCTCCCTTTGCTTCAAAGGGTAAAGACCCGCGATTTTTCATTGCCTCGCTGCGCTCTTGCTCCTCAACCAGTTTTTGAATGTTCTCCGGCAGGGGTTCTTGTTGCAGGATAAAGGTTTGCACCGTTTGGAAGATATTGGCAATCAGCATATACAGCAGCACCCCCGCAGGCAGTGGGAAAAACAGGAACATACCTGAAAAAATAATTGGGGTGAGCTGGTTCACCGTTTGCTGCTGCGGATTTGCCGCACTACCTTGACCCGAAAGGAGTTGGTTGACATAGAGGCTGACCCCAAACCCCAGAATCATAATGAGGATATCCCAGTGAATCGCCCCCCAATTGATCTGGCGAGTGCCATCGGGCAGGGTGGAAATCAGTTCACTATCGATAGCACCCACATGGCCAAGGGCAGAGATAAACAAAAATCCTTTGTCTGCGGCAATGCCGGGAATCGTTCCCTGCACCGTAATATCGCCGGGTTGCAGGGCGTGCAGGTGTCCTTGAGCATCCACCGTTGC harbors:
- a CDS encoding tubulin-like doman-containing protein — translated: MPAQVDEKSIVPTVIVGVGGTGIEVLSRVRRLVEETYGSLKQFPVISFLAIDTDRDYKVSNPLAAGSPLKDNEKHWASVSGKNVQQIIQNLENYPWIGSWFPKELERNITALEAGAGQIRACGRFAFFCNYHAIQQKFQAASDRVKGHENLMQQRYGLKVNNSSLNVFITGSLSGGTGSGMLIDLGYCTRHWLKGQASPLVTGIVPMPNAFAGISVGDRVLANGYAALMELSYFADYRTEYVAQFSSSLGDEVRYTSPPFDFTYLVGTKNGESEFKLDEIREMIAQNIFLDLTSDFAPHKRSIRDNIKAAWAAQDAGGRGYPKSFMAFGLSSIEIPIAQIRASLTYRLCQDFMSWWLNESVQLPPQLLELTQTLLKPMNLLDMDLVLALAAAGDRPYMQEISRWVNDLRNQISRDNRLECTQQGVGGMMGSEKGKILQFVPWLTEEVENYRAAHLRDLGPDERLHGDFLQRMYDNRNKLIQQVRHSLEEEFYRIVEDRNRGLKFANAVLTQIRQIFTNQAEKYRRELEQTWQPNEINRQRQYENALQDISHYANLFGLSKQAKMEEFCQQALEGIEGALSATIQRKARTLALEVMAKLEEWLQRMDAQLATLTQRLMSTRDVFKTLADSQADSADALRINGIKLYDRQDLNGLYQDLMERFAGANTGVQSSFTLGLNQVCTTAAATILQEASPLWKDTRAANEVMRLLDLAQLAEVQQSDLREIIHETLRRTLQNAPAESRLVRELTAGDRLFQFYRNDEGEILSALRLAYQKSKPLLILSQAVMSGRDAGFTPSVNTNIAIVGGENTTDVAAQKLIPLLKNLVKPSGQSITSDDIKPLGDRERHRIVFVQEMGGFSLRCIEGMSELRQSYQDWRGQMISAKRARLRGENRDLPIPVHLQKDPPFWDVFPENPQILKLVIIARALAVLKPAENRATREATIRYSRHTAVGLEDVDIAANWEEVTQVLEVQACRPDLEEIQRQVTVILNAAETPAQKQGLYEHLMAYLKQREQDLQKVGGRDSLEYKREAATLQEIIQSHRLGTLSVSTPVTVTAEPEPAPPAANTSATGLDQLQQLMAMYEKGLLSEAEFQAAKRKLLGL
- a CDS encoding Jag family protein, with product MTDDPIAAGRVWLENVLALGGFKTTVAAIPSPLAEVATGYWLEIQDHSLSREQVNALLANNAQALDALQYLLNATSNLGQPREAQTAFTLELAGYRKARYAQLQEIAQQVARQVLETGQTVEIQSLTAAERRVVHTLVKTLSDRLETFSHGEEPDRRLVVQLKQQEPRALPLA